The genomic segment GCCAAACGCTCCCGACCACCAATTCACGCTCTCCTCTTACGAACCCGTCACGATCACTCTGCCTGTGATCGACGTGCCTGACTCTGCCGTTGACGAACAGCTCCTGAAGATCGCGGAGGGGTACGCGTCATACGAGAAGATCGAGGATCGGGAAATTCGACCGACAGACGCGCTCTTGCTGGCCGTCTCGGCGACCGAGAACGGCGAGCCATTCCCGGGACTTACCACGGATGGCCGTGTGGTCCAGCTGGGACAGAACCTCATGCCCGACGAGTTCGAGCAGCAGGTTGCCTCCATGAGCGTCGGCGAAACCAAAACGTTCGACTTTGAGGGTCCCACGTACGAGACTGGCGAAGACGGAATGCCGATCATGAGCAAGGTCACCGCGACCGTAACCGTCCTTGAGATTCAGCAGCCAATTATCCCGGCCATCACCGACATCTGGGTCTCCGCGAATATCCCAGGGGCCAAGACCGTCCCCGAGTTTCGCGAGATGCTAAAGAAGCAAATGGCCTCACAGATGGCACCTAAGGTTGAGGAATACAAGTACTTCCAGTGCGCCTCTGCACTCGCACAGCGCCTTGAGGGGCGCATTCCCGACGACCTCTTCGAGAAGGGCATGGCCGCGGCCAATGCGAGTTTCGAGGCGGCATTGGCTCAGCAGAAGATGACCAAGCAGGAGTTCCTCGAGAAGCAGGGCATGGACCAGAACCAGTTCGATATTCAGCTGCTCATGCAGGCTCGGCAGATGATTGCTCAGCAGGAAGCACTAGGTGCGCTGGCGGATCACCTCAAAATCGAGGTAACTGACGAGGACATCAACGCCGTGTTCGGCGGCAAGACAGCCGAGCAGAACGCGGCCGCACGCAAAGCATGCGAAGAAGCCGGCCAGCTTGATGACGCACGCAAGGCTGCCCAAGGCGGCAAGGCGCTCAAGTGGCTGGTCGATACCGCCAAGATCGAGTACAAGTAGTCGCTCACCAAATAGATCCCCGAAATGTGCGAGGCCGGCTCCGTTTTCGGAACCGGCCTCGGTGTTTCCCCAGCGCAGGTCATAGCCACCCGAGGCCGTTCAGACTGCCAAGATGATAGCCGAGCACCATGGCGTAGATCGCGAGCGTGATAGGCGCGAGTACTAGAACCGCTCGGTACCGCCGGCCCCTCCAGATGCCGTAGGAGACGACGATCATGACGGCCACCTTGAACCAGGCCGCAAGCAGCGGACTGGCGCCGAGGATGCTTCCAAGAACCGGGTTGCCCTCCTTGGCGATGCCGAGCCACAGCGAAAACGCCGTGAGGAGCCCGTCAGCCAGCGACATGACATTGAGCAGCACGAGCAGGCCGACAAGCACCCACCGGCTGTCGCGCAGGGCGGCAAAGAGCGGATCCGACTTTCGGCGGTCGAAGCCACTGCGGCGGTTGAAGAACCGGTAATGCCGAGCAACGCGCCGGTCTTTTCCACTCCGGTGTTCCGGACGTATCTCCACAGCGTGCGCCTCTCAACAAAGGACAGGGTACGTGTGCGACGTGACTTCCGTAACGATACGCCATCGCGCGGTGGCCTGCTCTGAACACCCCGCCCGCCACCTTCGACAGAAATACTCTCGCCGACGTGAATCCTATTCGGCATACTTGAGCCGATGCCGCGATACACTCGCGGTGCCCATGGAAGAGGAACGTGCTGAATGCCCGATGAAGAACCCCTGCTGCTGGGGATTGACGCCGGCTCGACGACCATCAAGCTGGTTTTGCTCGATCCGCTCGGAAACGTCATCAGAACGAGCTACCAGAAGCACGCATTAAACATCAAAGAGACCGTCGCGCAGGCGGTCCACAACATGCTCTACATCGAGGGCGACAGACGAGTTTCGGTCGCCGTGACCGGATCTGCCGGCATGCTGCTCTCTGAGATACTGGGATTCCCTCACATCCAGGAAGTAGTCGCAACCAAACTCACGGTCGAGAAGATCTACCCGCAGGCTGACGTTGTCATCGAACTCGGCGGCGAGGACGCTATGATCGTCTACCTGACCGATGGCGTCGAGCAGCGCATGAATTCATCGTGTGCGGGCGGCACCGGCGGGTTTCTGGATCTGCTTTCAGGCACCATCGGCATCCGCCGCCGCGACTTCTCGGCCAAGACGTTGGGTTCGATAACGACCTACCCCATCGCGTCGCGTTGCGCGGTGTTTGCTCGCACGGACGTACGTGGCCTGCTCAATCAGGGAGCCCGCAAGCAAGACATCGTTCTCTCAATGTACAAGGCGATCGTCACCCAGACCATATCCGGCTTGGCGTGCGGCCGTCCCATCAAAGGCACCGTCGTGTACCTTGGTGGGCCGTTCTTCTACAACCCGCTGCTCGCCAAGTACTACGAAAAGGGCCTCGGGCTTACTCGGGAGCAAACCATCGTTCCCAAGGAACCCCACACGTTCGTCGCACGCGGCGTGGCGTGGCATTCCAGAGGCAAGAACACCTTCATGCTCTCGGAGATTGAGAACATGGTGAAGAGCACTCCGGTCGCGTTCGAGGAGAGCGCCGAGTACCTCTCACCGCTGCTGGACTACGGCATGACCAAGGACCGGTTCGTCTCGGAGCACAAGAACTGCCTGGCAAAACGCAGGCAGTTCCGCGAGCTGATGAAGGACATCAGCACCAAGTCCCGTGACCTGTATCTGGGAATCGATGCAGGATCGACCACCGTCAAGGTCGTACTGGTGGACGAGGACGGATACATCGTCGCCTCCGAGTACCAGCGCCATCGCGGCGAATTCATCGCCAAGACCATAGAGTTGCTGGGCAAGGTGTTCCACTCAATCCCAAATCCGAAGTACAGCAGCTGCGAGATGCACATCAGGCGCTGCGTGGTCACCGGGTACGGCGAGCACGCCCTGCTCGTCGCGATCGGCGCGGATGAGGGCGTCGTGGAAACCAGCGCGCATCTGCGCGCGAGCCAGGAGCTTGTCGGCGACGTCGACTCGATCCTGGACATCGGTGGGCAGGACATCAAGTACATCCGCATTGTCGACGGGGCGGTCGACGACATCGTCATCAACGAGGCCTGCTCATCCGGTTGTGGCGCGCTGATCGAGAGCTTTGCGAAGCAGTTCCAGCGCTCCCGCTACCTGTTCTCCGACGACGGCTTGGCAGCACGGCACCCCGTCGATCTGGGAACCCGCTGCACGGTGTTCATGACGTCGCGCGTTCGCCACGCCCAGAAGGAGGGTATCCCGCGTGAGGACATCTCGGCAGGGTTGGCGTACTCGGTCGTGCGCAATGCTCTGTACAAGGTCATCGGCTTCTCGAACCTCGACAAGCTCGGCGACCGCGTCATGGTCCAGGGTGGCTGCTTCACCTCCGATGCCGTCTTGGCCGCCTTCGAGCGAATCACCGGCAGGCAGGCGCTGCGCCCCGACATCTCCGGTCTGATGGGTGCATACGGTTGCGCGCTGATCGCGCGCGACTCCTACGTGCGCAATCCCGTTCCTTCGACGGTGATCTCGTCGAAGAGGCTGGGGAGTTTCGAGACCCGGCAGAAGACCGCGGTCTGTAAAGGCTGCACGAACCAGTGCCGCCTGACCATCTGCCACTTCAGCAACGGCGGCGACAGGCCGCGCCAGTTCATCACGGGTAACCGCTGCGAGAAGCCGATCAGCGGGCAGGCTGCGGCGGCCAAGCTGCCCAACACCTTCAAGCTCGAGCAGGACCTGCTCGCGGACTACCGCAAAGGCAGCGTCGCGCCGGCCCCGGCCAAGACCGTCGGCCTCACCTGCGCGCGCGAGCTCTTCGAGACGCTGCCGTTCTGGACGACCTTCATCGCCAGCCTCGGCTACAACGTGGTCGTCTCCGACTTCTCATCCACCGACCAGTTCCGCAAGGGCATCTCGGCAATCCCCGCCGAGGGCGCCTGCTACCCGTCAAAGCTCCTGTTCGGCCAGATCGCCGAGGTAATCGAGCGCGGCGCCGAGATGGTCTTCCTGCCGCAGATCGACGCCGGGTTCAAGTTGCGGACCGAGGCCGAGTTCTCCTGCCCGGTCGCGTCGCGCTACGGCGACGTCGTCCGCAACAACCCGGTCGACGAGACGACGCCGGTCATCTCGCCCGACCTGGTGGGCATGAACGTCGACCGTGACAGGCAGGCGATCTGCGACGCGCTCCTTGGGAGCCTGTGCGCCCTCGGAGACGAGGTCTCTGCCGAGAGCATCGGGCGCGCGTTCGACGCTGCCGTGGCCGAGCAGCGGGCCTTCGAGGGCAGACTGCACGCCGCTGCCGACGAGGCGCTGGGCTACATGGAGGACAACGACGCCAGCGGCGCACTGCTGGCCTGCCACTCCTACCATGTTGACCCTGGCTTGAGCCACGGCATCGACGAGCTGCTGTGCAGCCTCGGGTTCGTCGTCTTCTCGCCGCTCTCCCTGTCCCACAAGATCCCGCGGACCGTGCACGAGGACGCCTGCGCGCGCGGGTGGCACCAGCCGGCGTTCCTGTACGACATGTGCGACTACGTCGTCTCCAAGCCGCTCATGGAGCTCATACACCTGTACTCGTTCGGGTGTGGCGTCGACTCCCTCGCGATCGACACAGCGAGCGAGATCTTGCGTTCGAACGGCAAGCTCTACACCGGGCTGAAGCTCGACGAGATGGCCAACCTCGCGACGATCAGGATCCGCCTCCGCTCGCTTCGCGCTGCCATCGACCGCCGCCGGCAACGCAGCTGCCGCGTGATCCCCAAGGAGCTCGCCGAGCAGACCGCGGGGCCAGTCCGGGCGCTGAGCCGATACATCGTCCCCGGCACCGCCCCCGCCCACATGGCGAAGGCGGCCGCGGCCCTGAAGTCGTTCGGATACGACCTGACGCTACTGCCCGAGGTCACCGCGACGAGCGCCGACACGGGCCTGCGGTACTGCAACAACGACCTGTGCTACTCGACGGTCTCCCTCGTCGGCAATGTCATCGAGCACCTCGGCGAGATCGAAGACATCGAGAACACGGGCATCCTCGTCGCGCAGACCTGCTACTTGTGCCGCGGCATGGAAAACGAGATCGTCCTGCGCGACGGCCTCGCCAAGACCGAAGGCGCCACACTGCCTATCGTCGCGTTCCCCTCCACGCGCGCCGGCCTCGATCTGTCGCCTGAGGCGCTGAAGGCCGTGCGAGATGCGTTCGCCGAAGCCGACGTAGAGCTCAGGGAAGCGGTCAACCGACGCGCCGACGAGGCAGGCTGCCAGATCCCCATCGGCGTGCTGGGCAACTTCAACCTGCTCTACACCCCATCGCTCAACAACCACATCTTCGACGTGCTCATCTCGGAAGGTGCGCGCCCGGTGTTCCCGGACTCCAACGACGTCCTGCCGACAAACGCTCCCCTGCTTGCGCTGGTCGACCAACTGTACGAGCAGGGCGTGCGCGACATCATCTACCTGCAGGCGTTTGGCTGCCTGACCGGCAACATCTACGGGAGCGGCGCCGCGAAGGTCGTCAAGAAGAAGTACCCGGAGATGACGCTAACCTTCATCGACTACGATCCGGGCGTATCCGAGACCAACCAGATCAACCGCATCAAGCTCGCGCTCGCTATCGCACGCGAGCGCTATGGCCTGAGTTGAGGCCGGATGACGGCGATACCCTGTTCGGACACCATAAGGACGCCTGGTACTCGCCGGAGACAGCCGCCTATGCAACCCTCACGCGGATCCACTCGGACGGCGAAGCTTCGGCTCTGGCTCAGGCAAGTCCTGAGCGGTGAGTTGAACAAGCTGCGACAGCCAATCCCGATCATCGAGCCGATCAATGAGGAAGTAGTGCTTCGCGCCAGTGTAGGGAGGCGCCTCGACGGGTTCGCCTAGGAACGCGCGGCCGCCTGGTGTTGGCTTGACGAAGAGCTGATCGTCGCACACGAGGGCGACCACCTTGTCGTCACAGTAGATCGCGAACTCGCCAAACATTTTTCGGTAGCGGATCGCGCCGGCATCGCGCATCTGGTCACACACGTAATCGACGAAGCTCAATTCTGACGACAATGACTCCTCCAATCACCCGAGGCTGCGGACGCCTGAGTATCTAACTGCATGTACTTCGAAACACCGGAAATTACCCGTGACGCGCTCGCCGACCCGGAAGCTAGGCAAGCCGCAGAGAATCGGGTGCGAGCTGGATGCACCAAGGCTCAACCCACGCGCGCCAAGTACTGTGACGGCTCCAAATTGCACGCAACATCAAGAGCGCCACTGACCGCGAAGAGGCGGGGGTCTGTGCGAAAGTCGAAGACCCTGTAGAGCTGATAGTTGGACGACTTCTGTCTAGAGACATTCAACTCGTTGGGAGAGAGAAAGAAAGGTGTCAGCTTCCCGTAGCCGGTGGTCTTCACTTCGATGAGCAGCTCTGAGCCGCCGCTGTCAAACGAACGCACGTCGTAGCCTAGGCCGTCGCCCACGGTCAGTGAGACATGTTCGACTCTGTCAACAAAACGATCCGCACCGGCTCGCAGTAGTCTCGCCCTCTCGAAGTTCACAACGAACTCCTCGCCCGCAAGACCAAGTGAGCTGTTCCGTGCTTCTCTCTCCAAATAGTTCGTACCACGCCGAACGCGCCAGGCGACCGCATGCTCACGAACGACTGGGGCAGCCGGGGTAGAAGGCATGGGGGCATCAACAAGTCGAGCGAGTATGTCTGAAACTGAGGGAACCTGGGCCACGGCTGTCGTTGATGCCTGAACTGATGCCTCAAGTTCCCCGTCAGCGGACAGTCTCTCGACAACGGCATCTACCAGCGCCCGCTGATAGTTGTACAGCGGCTTGTATCCGCGCAGGTATGGATGATCCAACTCGACGAGCACGGCGCTGATGTTTGAGTGCTTCCGTTCAACTGAACCGTCCGTGCGCTGATCCAACATGGTTAGCAGGGCCCGGCGATGTACAGACTTGTTGAACGCTTCGCCTCGCAACTCCTTCTGGAGCATGGCGAAGTAGTCCGCTACCACCGCCTCGACTTCAACCTGTGACCAGTCTCTCGACACCAGCTTCATCCCCTCGAAGGTCAGACAACACTCCTGCAGTCTAGGGAAGCGGACGCCAGACTCCTCAGCAGTGTATCGCGTATCCCCAGGCCCGAGAATCCCGTAGACAATCGGTTGACACGGGCCCCGCAAACAAAACAGGCCCGATCGCTTTCGCGTCTCGGACCTGCATATTCTTTGGTCGCGGGGGCCGGATTTGAACCGACGACCTTCGGGTTATGAGCCCGACGAGCTACCAGACTGCTCCACCCCGCAATAATGCCGCGCCAAACGCGGACTGCCTTTATATCATACCCCGCTCGCACTCGTCCACAGATTCCGCAAAACTCAGGGCGCACCTCAGAGACTCCTTGAACTGGCCTCTGCATTTCGCGAAGCGACATCCGATCTAGTTCCACCAGCCCATTTGGTTCAGCCACTGGATCGCCTGAGTCCTGTCCATGAA from the Coriobacteriia bacterium genome contains:
- a CDS encoding TfoX/Sxy family protein — its product is MSSELSFVDYVCDQMRDAGAIRYRKMFGEFAIYCDDKVVALVCDDQLFVKPTPGGRAFLGEPVEAPPYTGAKHYFLIDRLDDRDWLSQLVQLTAQDLPEPEPKLRRPSGSA
- a CDS encoding DUF3883 domain-containing protein, encoding MKLVSRDWSQVEVEAVVADYFAMLQKELRGEAFNKSVHRRALLTMLDQRTDGSVERKHSNISAVLVELDHPYLRGYKPLYNYQRALVDAVVERLSADGELEASVQASTTAVAQVPSVSDILARLVDAPMPSTPAAPVVREHAVAWRVRRGTNYLEREARNSSLGLAGEEFVVNFERARLLRAGADRFVDRVEHVSLTVGDGLGYDVRSFDSGGSELLIEVKTTGYGKLTPFFLSPNELNVSRQKSSNYQLYRVFDFRTDPRLFAVSGALDVACNLEPSQYLARVG